A single Streptomyces sannanensis DNA region contains:
- the iolB gene encoding 5-deoxy-glucuronate isomerase, giving the protein MADNEKLYLPAGSAVNGPCALDIDPGRAGWGYTALRVLELTSDGSYDFMTGDSEWIVLPLAGGCTVHTQDRHFELRGRESVFGGVTDFAYVPRDSRAQITSGAGGRFALAGARCERRLPARYGPAPEVPVELRGTGGCSRQVNNFAAADSFECDRLIAVEVLTPAGNWSSYPPHKHDQHRPGEESELEEIYYFEFARQGGFGYHRVSPSRPGGADVLAEVRTGDAVLIPDGWHGPSIAAPGHDMYYLNVMAGPGETREWLIRDHPDHAWIRDTWPEQPADPRLPLHGPEDTP; this is encoded by the coding sequence ATGGCGGACAACGAGAAGCTGTACCTGCCGGCGGGAAGCGCCGTGAACGGCCCCTGCGCCCTGGACATCGACCCCGGGCGGGCCGGCTGGGGCTACACCGCGCTGCGCGTACTCGAACTGACTTCCGATGGCTCGTACGACTTTATGACCGGCGACAGCGAGTGGATCGTGCTGCCGCTCGCCGGCGGCTGTACCGTGCACACCCAGGACCGGCACTTCGAACTGCGCGGCCGGGAGAGCGTGTTCGGCGGGGTCACGGACTTCGCCTATGTACCGCGCGACTCCCGCGCACAGATCACCTCCGGCGCGGGAGGCCGTTTCGCCCTGGCAGGAGCGAGATGCGAGCGACGACTCCCGGCTCGCTACGGCCCCGCGCCGGAGGTTCCCGTCGAGCTGCGCGGCACCGGCGGCTGCTCCCGGCAGGTCAACAACTTCGCCGCCGCCGACAGCTTCGAGTGCGACCGGCTGATCGCCGTCGAGGTGCTCACTCCCGCCGGCAACTGGTCCTCGTACCCGCCGCACAAACACGACCAGCACCGGCCGGGCGAGGAGTCCGAGCTGGAGGAGATCTACTACTTCGAGTTCGCGCGGCAGGGCGGCTTCGGCTATCACCGGGTCTCCCCGTCCCGGCCCGGCGGCGCGGACGTCCTTGCCGAGGTCCGTACGGGTGACGCCGTGCTGATCCCGGACGGCTGGCACGGCCCGTCCATTGCCGCGCCCGGCCACGACATGTACTACCTCAATGTCATGGCCGGTCCCGGTGAGACCAGGGAGTGGCTGATCCGCGACCATCCCGACCACGCCTGGATCCGCGACACCTGGCCGGAGCAGCCCGCCGACCCGCGGCTTCCTCTCCACGGACCGGAGGACACCCCATGA